Proteins encoded together in one Impatiens glandulifera chromosome 1, dImpGla2.1, whole genome shotgun sequence window:
- the LOC124934056 gene encoding probable inactive receptor kinase RLK902 — protein sequence MNSSTPNLPASLSIFAGSAKCRWECRRLEQNGQLQTYFAIGWRWSYRSNLTITFQRIIISMFYLIIILFLSLPAAALSNLAAERSALLSFRSAVGGRTRFWNTSFQTPCQWPGVECNDDTVTALRLPGYSLSGHIPIGTVGKLTGLKTLSLRFNKLSGSLPSDLSSCSELRSLYLYGNRLSGELPEFLFTLNRLVRVNLAGNEFSGNIPIGFNNLFRIRTLYLDHNELTGSIPDLILSNLAQFNVSYNRLTGSIPKSLLSMPANSFIGNSLCNGPFKPCSINTTTTAPQTISPSHVNITFNNTMNNTNKKGIPGGVAIIIVSILVFIFLILVLFFFCCYKKSNNQKTSPVINEISGREENKIVFFGNSDWVFDLEDLLSSSAEVLGKGMLGTAYKVVLETGYTVAVKRLKEVPLSEVEFTKKIQVVGAMDHQNLVSIRGYHYSKEEKLILFDFMPIGSLSALLHFGNTPLNWEKRLNIALGSARGIEYIHNKIPQISHGNIKSSNILLTKSNEVRVSDFCLNHLIRPSSSSSNLTRFSGYRAPEVIEPHRVSQQADVYSFGVLVMELVTGKAPTNGLMNKDGFDLPRWIRSIVKERWINEVFDNKLTKSDSVEEEEEKMVRLLQLAVDCTAQYPDMRPSISEVRYKIEDLLWDPEF from the exons ACGATTACATTTCAACGTATAATTATATCAATGTTCTATCTTATCatcattctttttctttctctacCAGCGGCGGCATTGTCAAATCTCGCCGCTGAAAGGTCCGCACTCCTCTCCTTCCGTTCCGCCGTCGGAGGTCGTACTCGATTCTGGAACACCTCTTTTCAAACTCCATGTCAATGGCCCGGAGTTGAATGCAATGACGACACGGTAACAGCTCTCCGCCTTCCAGGTTATTCACTTTCCGGTCATATCCCAATCGGAACTGTTGGAAAACTCACCGGCCTTAAAACACTCAGTCTTCGTTTCAATAAACTCTCTGGTTCTCTACCTTCAGATCTATCATCTTGTTCCGAGCTTCGTAGTCTCTATCTTTATGGAAACCGTTTATCAGGAGAATTGCCGGAATTCTTGTTTACTCTTAATCGTTTAGTTCGTGTTAACCTAGCTGGGAACGAGTTTTCAGGTAATATTCCAATTGGATTCAATAATCTGTTCAGAATAAGGACTCTGTATCTAGATCACAATGAATTAACAGGTTCAATTCCTGACCTAATCCTTTCAAATTTAGCACAATTCAATGTTTCCTACAATAGATTAACCGGATCAATTCCGAAAAGCCTTCTGTCAATGCCGGCAAATTCATTCATCGGAAATTCTCTCTGTAATGGACCTTTCAAACCTTGTTCAATCAACACCACCACCACTGCTCCTCAGACCATATCTCCTTCTCATGTTAACATAACATTCAACAACACGATGAACAACACCAATAAGAAAGGTATACCAGGAGGTGTTGCAATTATAATAGTATCAATTCTCGTATTCATCTTCCTGATTCTAGTACTATTCTTCTTCTGTTGCTAcaaaaagagtaataatcagaAGACAAGTCCTGTAATCAATGAGATTTCAGGAAGAGAGGAGAATAAGATAGTGTTTTTTGGTAATTCGGATTGGGTTTTTGATTTGGAGGATTTGCTTAGTTCTTCGGCGGAGGTTTTAGGGAAAGGAATGTTGGGAACGGCGTATAAGGTGGTGTTGGAGACTGGTTATACGGTGGCGgtgaagagattgaaagaggtTCCATTATCGGAAGTTGAGTTTACAAAGAAGATTCAGGTGGTTGGAGCAATGGATCATCAAAACCTGGTTTCTATTAGAGGTTATCATTACTCTAAGGAAGAGAAACTTATTCTCTTTGATTTCATGCCCATTGGAAGCCTATCTGCACTTCTCCATT TTGGAAACACTCCTCTAAACTGGGAGAAAAGATTGAACATCGCCCTCGGTTCAGCTCGCGGAATCGAATACATCCACAATAAAATCCCTCAAATTTCCCACGGAAACATAAAATCGTCGAACATTCTCTTAACCAAGTCAAACGAAGTTCGTGTATCTGATTTCTGCCTCAACCACCTCATTAGGCCTTCGTCATCTTCTTCCAACCTCACTCGATTTTCAGGATATCGTGCACCAGAAGTAATCGAACCCCACAGAGTCTCCCAACAAGCGGATGTCTACAGTTTTGGTGTGCTCGTTATGGAGCTTGTAACAGGAAAGGCACCCACAAATGGGCTTATGAATAAGGATGGTTTTGATCTTCCTAGATGGATTCGGTCTATTGTTAAGGAACGTTGGATTAATGAAGTTTTTGATAACAAACTTACGAAAAGCGACAgtgtggaggaggaggaggagaaaatGGTTCGGTTGTTGCAACTTGCGGTGGATTGTACTGCTCAGTATCCGGACATGCGACCTTCAATTTCTGAGGTTAGATACAAGATTGAAGATCTACTATGGGATCCAGAATTTTGA